From a single Intestinibaculum porci genomic region:
- a CDS encoding NUDIX domain-containing protein, whose product MKDRNGLTEEEFLKQYNPDKYPKPSLTADIVVFAKDHDKLQILLVKRGGHPFIGHYATPGGFANKNEPLEKTAARELAEETGVTGLPLQLLGVYSKPGRDPRGWVVSCAYMAVIDKNKVHVKAGDDAAEAKWFTVTKAHALICGDETLSLSDLAFDHQDIVGDALAKIGY is encoded by the coding sequence ATGAAAGATCGCAATGGTTTAACCGAAGAAGAATTTTTAAAACAGTATAATCCTGATAAATATCCCAAACCATCTCTCACGGCGGATATTGTCGTTTTCGCAAAGGATCATGACAAGCTGCAAATTTTATTAGTCAAAAGAGGGGGCCATCCCTTTATTGGTCACTACGCGACTCCGGGCGGTTTCGCTAATAAAAATGAACCCTTAGAAAAGACGGCAGCACGTGAATTAGCCGAAGAAACGGGTGTGACCGGCTTACCTTTACAGCTATTAGGGGTGTATTCCAAACCAGGCCGTGATCCGCGCGGCTGGGTTGTTTCCTGCGCTTATATGGCCGTAATTGATAAAAACAAAGTGCATGTGAAGGCTGGTGATGATGCAGCTGAAGCAAAGTGGTTTACAGTCACCAAAGCGCATGCGCTCATCTGTGGAGATGAAACATTATCTTTGTCTGATTTGGCTTTTGACCACCAGGACATTGTCGGTGATGCGCTTGCAAAAATAGGTTACTAA
- a CDS encoding ABC transporter ATP-binding protein — MSYLEIENYTKVIRQETILNHLTISLEKGKIYGLYGRNGSGKTMLLRAIAGLIMPTEGFVKINDQIITKDVDFAPHTGILIEHMNMLSYLSAKENLEGIAKIQKIASEEDIIEALNAVGLDPQSKKRVFRYSLGMKQKLCLAQSFFEHQELLLLDEPTNALDEESVQRIMMLFESFKEEGRTLIIASHDRDFLESICDRILPIKKGTIEKRH; from the coding sequence ATGAGCTATCTCGAAATTGAAAACTATACCAAGGTGATCCGCCAGGAAACAATCTTAAATCATCTTACGATCTCTTTAGAGAAAGGAAAAATCTATGGTTTATATGGCCGCAACGGCAGCGGGAAAACAATGCTCTTAAGAGCCATTGCCGGCCTTATTATGCCAACGGAAGGCTTTGTTAAAATCAATGATCAGATCATTACCAAAGATGTTGATTTTGCGCCCCATACCGGTATTCTCATCGAACATATGAACATGCTGTCCTATTTAAGTGCCAAAGAAAACTTAGAAGGTATTGCGAAAATCCAAAAGATTGCCAGTGAAGAAGATATTATCGAGGCTTTAAACGCAGTTGGTTTAGATCCGCAAAGTAAAAAGCGCGTCTTTCGCTACTCACTAGGAATGAAGCAGAAACTGTGCTTAGCGCAAAGCTTCTTTGAACACCAGGAACTTTTATTACTCGATGAACCAACCAATGCTTTAGATGAAGAAAGCGTACAACGCATTATGATGCTTTTTGAAAGTTTTAAAGAAGAAGGACGAACACTGATCATTGCCTCACATGATCGGGACTTTTTAGAAAGTATTTGTGATAGGATCTTACCAATTAAAAAGGGCACAATTGAAAAAAGGCATTGA
- a CDS encoding helix-turn-helix domain-containing protein — protein sequence MVTKFPRQQIDLQEKQKSYTDLAIRYIEANYSQPINISSIANALHIERTYLYRLFKERTGMLPKDFLITYRLKRSCSLLTETTQPIKVIALSVGYEDALYFSRLFKHTYHCTPTQYRQSHQLIISS from the coding sequence TTGGTCACAAAATTCCCCCGCCAGCAAATCGATCTCCAGGAAAAGCAGAAGAGCTATACTGATTTAGCAATTCGCTATATTGAGGCCAATTACAGTCAACCCATAAACATTTCCAGTATCGCTAATGCTTTGCATATTGAACGCACTTATCTGTATCGCTTATTTAAAGAACGAACTGGCATGTTACCAAAAGACTTTCTCATTACTTATCGCTTAAAGCGCTCCTGCAGCTTATTAACTGAAACGACTCAGCCGATTAAAGTCATCGCCTTGTCTGTCGGTTATGAAGATGCGCTCTATTTCTCTCGCTTGTTTAAACATACTTATCATTGTACGCCAACACAGTATCGTCAAAGTCATCAATTAATAATTTCATCGTAA
- a CDS encoding threonine aldolase family protein: protein MYYFINDYSEGAHPKLLEALVKSNEEHLTGYGSDPYCASAKEKIKAFTKVDSDDIYFISGGTQTNMIVISTMLAPYEAVVAATTGHVNFHEAGAIEHAGRKVLTIPSHDGKIDAGELKDYLATFYADENHEHMAFPGMVYVSHPTEYGTLYSKAELTAISDVCHEYDLPLFLDGARLGYALAAKHDLEIEEIGALTDVFYLGGTKVGALCGEAVVFTHNNAPKHFLTQIKQNGALLAKGRLMGVQFDALFTDDLYLKISQNAIACAMALKKGLIERGYHLYIDSPTNQQFIVVANEELKKMQEYVAYGFWEKYDDTHTVIRLATSWATQMRDVEGLLAMMERH from the coding sequence ATGTATTACTTTATTAATGATTATAGTGAAGGAGCGCATCCCAAACTTTTAGAAGCGTTAGTGAAAAGCAATGAGGAACATTTAACGGGTTATGGCAGTGATCCTTACTGCGCCAGCGCGAAAGAAAAGATCAAAGCATTCACGAAAGTGGATAGTGATGATATTTACTTTATCTCAGGTGGTACGCAGACCAATATGATCGTCATTTCAACGATGCTAGCGCCTTATGAAGCTGTAGTGGCAGCGACGACGGGTCATGTGAATTTCCATGAAGCAGGGGCGATTGAGCACGCTGGCCGTAAGGTCTTAACGATTCCTTCTCATGATGGAAAGATTGATGCGGGTGAATTAAAAGACTATTTAGCGACGTTCTACGCTGATGAAAACCATGAACATATGGCTTTCCCAGGGATGGTGTATGTTTCTCATCCAACGGAATATGGAACCTTATATTCTAAAGCTGAACTGACCGCTATTTCCGATGTTTGTCATGAATATGACTTGCCCTTATTCTTGGATGGCGCCCGTTTAGGCTACGCGTTAGCAGCAAAACATGACTTAGAGATTGAAGAGATCGGCGCGTTAACGGATGTTTTCTATCTTGGCGGCACGAAAGTGGGCGCTTTATGCGGGGAAGCAGTTGTTTTTACGCATAATAATGCGCCTAAACATTTCTTAACACAGATCAAACAAAATGGCGCTTTATTAGCGAAAGGGCGTTTAATGGGTGTGCAGTTTGATGCGCTCTTTACTGATGATCTGTATTTAAAGATCTCGCAAAATGCCATTGCCTGTGCGATGGCTTTAAAGAAAGGCTTAATAGAGCGTGGTTATCATCTTTATATCGATTCACCAACCAATCAGCAGTTCATTGTCGTGGCTAACGAAGAACTTAAAAAGATGCAAGAATACGTCGCTTACGGGTTCTGGGAAAAGTATGATGATACGCATACCGTGATTCGTTTAGCAACGTCCTGGGCTACGCAAATGCGTGATGTCGAAGGTCTATTAGCAATGATGGAAAGACATTGA
- a CDS encoding flavin reductase family protein, translating to MELNVDVFHNFFPGNALVTAGNLEDYNTMTIGWGALGSIWGKDAVTIYVRDSRYTLEYLRKCDYFTIDFFEGEHKKDLAILGSKSGRDGDKVALTSLTPEACDHGVRFKEAKYTLICKKLYEQKMDLSAMPKEIQNSSYKDGDIHNMFIGEVVGLVK from the coding sequence ATGGAACTGAATGTAGATGTATTTCATAACTTTTTTCCTGGCAATGCATTAGTCACTGCCGGAAACTTAGAAGACTATAACACGATGACAATTGGCTGGGGAGCATTAGGCAGTATCTGGGGGAAGGATGCAGTCACGATTTATGTTCGTGATAGCCGTTATACCCTGGAATATTTAAGAAAGTGCGATTATTTTACAATCGATTTCTTTGAGGGGGAGCATAAAAAGGACTTAGCGATCTTAGGCAGCAAGTCGGGTCGTGATGGGGATAAAGTCGCATTGACATCCCTAACCCCAGAAGCATGTGATCATGGCGTGCGCTTTAAAGAAGCCAAGTATACCCTGATCTGCAAGAAACTGTATGAACAGAAAATGGATTTGAGCGCCATGCCAAAAGAAATTCAGAATTCTTCTTATAAAGATGGCGATATACATAATATGTTCATTGGGGAAGTTGTAGGTCTTGTGAAATAA
- a CDS encoding IS1634 family transposase encodes MKLYYDKRLKDPTYYVQEGIRNGKKTTTRNVKKLGKHSELLMITDDPVSYCRNVIQKMNEDARSGKREYTLTVDFNQRVTGPDDSRISRSLSSNIGYFYLQYIYNMLELDGFFRNLQEKSKAKYDFNSVNRFLTFGRILDPHSKYGTYDRLNAYYENPQIEYHHFLRFLDLIAENQEDYLAHLYKKSQNLIKRDMSVVYYDCTNYFFECEQADDDEIDPETGEVTKGLRRYGVSKENRPNPIVEMGLLMDKRGIPISMCLDPGNTSEQETATPLEEQVIKTMGNSKFIYCADAGLGSYNIRKFNSMGGRAFIVTQSVKKLSDALQTAVFNDCDYRNLSDDNPVSIEELKTFKYDKNSELNRARYESTAYKVLNADKEDIFLGYYEMKKCKNGKIRKVKAKGTLKQIVIVTFSRKMMDYQRKVRQRQIDRAKKLISSGDPEKIKKGPNDVRRFIKNKNKTKSAYIIDEEQIRKEEQYDGYYAVATNLVLDPVKDILDISHKRYQIEDCFRIMKTTFKARPVYVYNPNRIRAHFLTCFTALLVYRLLECMLDDQGTHVTVKELIETLKNMNVVNEHDVYYSATYTSSYTLKALEQLTELGLDFQYYKPKDLNKILRKISKKLLKRQSHTTKN; translated from the coding sequence ATGAAGCTCTACTACGACAAGCGTCTTAAGGATCCCACATACTATGTCCAGGAGGGAATCAGAAACGGCAAAAAGACGACCACCCGCAATGTAAAAAAGCTCGGCAAACATTCAGAACTTCTGATGATCACCGATGATCCGGTATCCTACTGCAGAAATGTAATACAAAAAATGAATGAGGATGCGAGATCCGGAAAGCGGGAATACACACTGACGGTCGACTTCAATCAGCGAGTGACAGGACCCGATGATAGCCGGATAAGCCGCTCACTGTCATCCAACATCGGATACTTCTACCTTCAGTACATTTATAATATGCTTGAACTGGACGGCTTTTTTAGAAATCTTCAGGAAAAGTCCAAGGCGAAATATGACTTTAATTCTGTTAACAGATTTCTTACCTTTGGCAGAATCCTTGATCCTCACAGCAAGTATGGCACCTATGACCGCCTTAATGCCTACTATGAGAATCCTCAGATTGAGTACCATCATTTTCTCCGCTTTCTCGATTTAATTGCAGAAAACCAGGAGGACTACCTTGCGCATCTTTATAAAAAATCACAGAATCTCATAAAGAGAGACATGTCTGTCGTCTACTATGACTGCACAAATTACTTTTTTGAATGCGAACAGGCTGACGATGATGAGATTGATCCGGAAACGGGCGAAGTTACAAAGGGGCTAAGACGCTACGGCGTCAGCAAGGAAAACAGGCCTAATCCTATCGTTGAAATGGGACTTTTAATGGACAAGAGAGGAATTCCTATTTCTATGTGCCTGGATCCTGGCAATACCAGCGAGCAGGAAACGGCCACCCCGCTGGAGGAGCAGGTCATTAAGACCATGGGTAACAGTAAATTCATATACTGTGCCGATGCCGGTCTGGGTTCATACAATATCCGCAAATTTAATTCAATGGGCGGCCGAGCTTTTATTGTCACGCAGTCAGTCAAGAAGCTGTCTGATGCTCTTCAGACTGCTGTATTCAACGACTGTGACTACAGAAATCTCAGTGATGACAATCCAGTGTCAATTGAGGAGCTAAAAACCTTTAAATATGACAAAAACAGCGAACTGAACAGAGCACGCTATGAATCTACAGCCTATAAAGTTTTAAATGCTGACAAGGAGGACATCTTTCTTGGTTATTATGAGATGAAAAAATGCAAAAATGGTAAGATCAGGAAAGTAAAAGCAAAAGGCACTTTAAAGCAGATCGTCATTGTTACGTTCTCGAGAAAAATGATGGACTATCAGAGAAAAGTTCGTCAGAGACAGATTGACAGAGCTAAAAAGCTCATCTCTTCAGGTGATCCGGAGAAGATCAAGAAGGGACCCAATGACGTAAGAAGGTTTATCAAAAATAAAAATAAGACAAAGTCAGCTTATATTATAGATGAGGAGCAGATTCGAAAAGAAGAGCAGTATGACGGCTATTATGCAGTAGCGACAAATCTTGTTCTTGATCCGGTCAAGGATATTCTTGACATATCACATAAGAGATACCAGATTGAGGACTGCTTTAGAATAATGAAGACTACCTTCAAAGCTCGTCCTGTCTATGTATATAATCCCAACAGAATTAGAGCGCATTTTTTAACGTGCTTCACCGCCCTGCTAGTATACAGACTGTTAGAATGCATGCTTGATGATCAGGGAACACATGTAACAGTAAAAGAGCTGATAGAAACATTAAAAAACATGAATGTGGTGAATGAGCATGATGTTTACTATAGTGCAACATACACTTCAAGCTATACGCTAAAGGCTCTCGAGCAGCTAACAGAGCTGGGGCTTGACTTTCAGTACTACAAGCCAAAGGACCTGAATAAAATTTTAAGAAAAATTTCAAAAAAACTTTTAAAGAGGCAATCACATACAACAAAAAATTGA
- a CDS encoding iron-containing alcohol dehydrogenase, with product MARFTLPRDLYHGKGSLEALKTLKGKKAIICVGGGSMKRFGFLQKAEEYLKEAGMEVQLFEGIESDPSVTTVMNGAKAMEEFGPDWIVAIGGGSPIDAAKAMWVKYEHPECTFEDMCKVFALPELRHKAKFCAVSSTSGTATEVTCFSIITDYDKGIKYPIADFGITPDVAIVDPELAETMPKKLVAHTGMDAMTHAIEAFVSTAHCNYTDPVAIWAIRMIQRDLINSYNGDMTARDNMHDAQCLAGQAFSNASLGIVHSMAHKTGAAFADYGAHIIHGAANAMYLPKVIAFNAKDPEAKSRYAFIADEMKLGGTTEDEKVAKLIEKLRSMNDALNIPHGIKHYGADSYPTEQGFVPENVFLERLPEIAKNAIADACTLTNPRKPTQEEMEKLLKACYYDTEVDF from the coding sequence ATGGCAAGATTTACTTTACCAAGAGACCTATATCATGGAAAAGGTTCCCTGGAAGCATTAAAAACATTAAAAGGAAAGAAAGCGATCATCTGTGTCGGCGGCGGCTCAATGAAACGTTTTGGTTTCTTACAGAAAGCTGAAGAATATCTGAAAGAAGCAGGTATGGAAGTTCAGTTATTTGAAGGAATCGAATCAGATCCATCAGTTACGACGGTCATGAACGGGGCAAAAGCCATGGAAGAATTCGGTCCTGACTGGATCGTAGCCATCGGCGGCGGTTCACCAATCGATGCTGCAAAAGCTATGTGGGTTAAATATGAACACCCAGAATGTACATTCGAAGATATGTGTAAAGTGTTTGCTTTACCTGAATTAAGACATAAAGCAAAATTCTGTGCAGTTTCTTCAACATCAGGAACAGCAACAGAAGTAACTTGCTTCTCAATTATCACTGATTATGATAAAGGTATTAAATATCCAATCGCTGACTTTGGCATCACTCCAGATGTAGCCATCGTTGATCCTGAATTAGCAGAAACAATGCCTAAGAAATTAGTCGCTCATACAGGTATGGATGCGATGACACATGCGATCGAAGCTTTTGTGTCAACAGCACACTGCAACTATACAGATCCAGTAGCGATCTGGGCAATCCGTATGATCCAGAGAGATTTAATCAACTCTTATAATGGCGATATGACTGCTCGTGATAATATGCATGATGCACAGTGCTTAGCAGGTCAGGCATTCTCTAATGCTTCATTAGGTATCGTACACTCAATGGCTCATAAGACAGGTGCTGCATTCGCTGATTACGGCGCTCATATTATCCATGGCGCTGCTAACGCAATGTACTTACCAAAAGTTATTGCTTTCAATGCGAAAGATCCAGAAGCAAAATCTAGATATGCATTCATCGCTGATGAAATGAAATTAGGCGGCACAACTGAAGATGAAAAAGTTGCAAAGTTAATTGAAAAATTACGCAGCATGAATGATGCATTAAATATTCCACATGGCATCAAACATTACGGTGCAGATTCTTATCCAACAGAACAGGGCTTCGTTCCTGAAAATGTCTTCTTAGAAAGATTACCTGAAATCGCTAAGAATGCCATCGCAGATGCCTGCACTTTAACAAACCCACGTAAACCAACACAGGAAGAAATGGAAAAATTACTGAAGGCTTGTTACTACGACACTGAAGTGGATTTCTAA
- a CDS encoding TetR/AcrR family transcriptional regulator, with product MDLKEKIIQAALVVYKQKGLKFTMDDIAKDMSVSKKTIYQVIDDKNALVNDLVDYCFASIKEKEEEVTNDLSHTTLERIEMILAAMPESFLQMDMTGLYVLQDKYPSAYRKVQYYLESGWEMTFDLLRQGIDEGVIRDINLNLFQIIYTSTLENFFKRDVLVEAHLDYMDALNQMVDILMKGIEK from the coding sequence ATGGATTTGAAAGAGAAAATCATTCAAGCAGCTTTAGTAGTCTATAAACAAAAAGGGTTGAAGTTCACGATGGATGACATCGCCAAAGACATGTCAGTTTCGAAAAAGACAATTTATCAGGTCATTGATGACAAGAATGCCTTGGTTAATGATTTAGTGGATTACTGCTTTGCGAGTATTAAAGAGAAGGAAGAAGAAGTTACAAATGATCTCAGTCATACGACGCTTGAAAGAATTGAGATGATTTTAGCGGCGATGCCGGAAAGCTTTTTACAAATGGATATGACTGGTCTTTATGTCTTACAGGATAAGTATCCTTCAGCTTATCGAAAAGTGCAGTATTATTTGGAATCAGGCTGGGAGATGACCTTTGATTTATTGCGACAGGGCATTGATGAAGGGGTTATTCGAGATATTAACTTAAACTTATTTCAGATTATTTATACCTCCACGCTAGAGAACTTTTTTAAACGGGATGTCTTAGTGGAAGCACATCTCGATTATATGGATGCTCTGAATCAAATGGTTGATATTTTGATGAAAGGTATCGAAAAATAG
- a CDS encoding HAD family hydrolase — protein MAVEVKMMKYQAAIFDMDGTILNTIEDLTNALNYAMKETGHRHNYTNEDTKNFFGSGVEVALTRALAYEAGARLDSLVAVGTKDEVIPKSVTKEEVERISQVYRPYYAAHAGIATKPFDGIVEMIQALKAKGIACAVVSNKPDEAVQSLVKTFFDGVFDFSLGQKASIKRKPAPDMNEECLRVLKVAREHCVYIGDSEIDVQTAQNSAMDEIAVTWGFRSADFLKTHGANEIVNDSNELFAAITK, from the coding sequence ATGGCGGTAGAGGTGAAGATGATGAAATATCAGGCAGCTATTTTTGATATGGATGGCACAATTTTAAATACAATTGAAGATTTAACGAATGCTTTAAATTATGCGATGAAAGAAACGGGGCACCGTCATAATTATACAAATGAAGATACTAAAAATTTCTTTGGCAGCGGCGTTGAGGTGGCCTTAACAAGAGCCTTGGCTTATGAAGCGGGCGCTCGTTTAGACTCCTTAGTCGCCGTCGGGACAAAAGATGAAGTGATTCCAAAAAGTGTGACAAAAGAAGAAGTGGAACGGATTTCTCAGGTCTATCGTCCTTATTATGCGGCCCATGCCGGCATTGCGACGAAACCGTTCGACGGTATTGTCGAGATGATTCAGGCCTTAAAGGCAAAAGGCATTGCCTGCGCAGTGGTTTCAAATAAACCAGATGAAGCCGTACAAAGCTTAGTGAAAACATTCTTTGATGGTGTTTTTGATTTTAGTTTAGGGCAGAAAGCATCAATTAAACGTAAACCAGCACCGGATATGAACGAAGAATGTTTACGCGTTTTAAAAGTTGCCCGTGAACACTGTGTTTATATTGGGGATTCAGAAATTGATGTCCAGACGGCACAAAATTCAGCGATGGACGAGATTGCCGTAACCTGGGGCTTTAGAAGTGCAGATTTCTTAAAGACACATGGTGCAAATGAAATCGTGAATGATTCAAATGAATTATTTGCGGCCATCACAAAATAA
- a CDS encoding LysR family transcriptional regulator, producing the protein MNIDHLRYVLEVEKCGSISQAAKSLYLNQPYLSKVIGELEEELNLRIFERSNKGIQVTPKGRDVLTRISHIVDEVDELDHLYKGFEMPFSFSVAVPTASYISAAFHKFIKEGQPYKNGLDVAYHETNPTDVVDLVTKGECNLGILRVFDFDRDYYNHLFEFKNLQSQVISSFACVLLMSESNSLAGRKHIDITDLKNQILIRHATDHLPKHTVSYLNDIIHQTGVTQSIEAFERASQLELLENLEDTFMLVSPMPTDLLEKYHLITRPLNTDVLKAMDLLIYRRGYTLSPGEKRFLEDLHKEVQAFE; encoded by the coding sequence ATGAATATTGATCATTTAAGATACGTCTTAGAAGTTGAAAAATGCGGATCAATTTCGCAGGCAGCGAAATCTTTGTATCTTAATCAGCCTTATTTATCAAAAGTGATTGGAGAATTAGAAGAAGAACTCAATTTACGCATTTTTGAACGATCGAATAAAGGCATTCAGGTGACCCCCAAAGGACGTGATGTCCTCACCCGCATCAGTCATATCGTCGATGAAGTGGATGAACTTGATCATTTATATAAAGGTTTTGAAATGCCTTTTTCCTTTAGTGTTGCGGTCCCCACCGCTTCCTATATTTCCGCCGCTTTTCATAAGTTTATTAAAGAAGGCCAGCCTTATAAAAATGGCTTAGATGTCGCTTATCATGAAACCAATCCGACTGATGTCGTGGATTTAGTCACCAAAGGAGAATGTAATCTTGGAATCTTACGCGTTTTTGATTTTGATCGCGATTACTATAACCATCTTTTTGAATTCAAGAATCTGCAAAGTCAGGTGATCAGCTCTTTTGCCTGTGTTTTATTAATGTCTGAAAGCAATAGCTTAGCTGGGAGAAAGCATATTGATATCACAGACCTTAAAAATCAGATTCTGATTCGCCATGCCACCGATCATTTACCTAAGCATACGGTTAGCTATCTTAATGATATCATTCACCAGACCGGCGTTACGCAAAGTATTGAAGCTTTTGAAAGGGCCTCCCAGCTGGAGCTGTTAGAAAACTTAGAGGATACATTTATGTTAGTTTCACCGATGCCTACAGATTTATTAGAAAAATATCATCTGATCACTCGGCCGCTCAACACGGATGTGCTTAAAGCAATGGATTTATTGATCTATCGTCGCGGTTATACATTATCCCCTGGAGAAAAGCGTTTTTTAGAAGATCTTCATAAAGAAGTACAAGCGTTTGAATAG
- a CDS encoding HAD family hydrolase yields MAVEVKMMKYQAAIFDMDGTILNTIEDLTNALNYAMKETGHRHNYTNEDTKNFFGSGVEVALTRALAYEAGARLDSLVAVGTKDEVIPKSVTKEEVERISGD; encoded by the coding sequence ATGGCGGTAGAGGTGAAGATGATGAAATATCAGGCAGCTATTTTTGATATGGATGGCACAATTTTAAATACAATTGAAGATTTAACGAATGCTTTAAATTATGCGATGAAAGAAACGGGGCACCGTCATAATTATACAAATGAAGATACTAAAAATTTCTTTGGCAGCGGCGTTGAGGTGGCCTTAACAAGAGCCTTGGCTTATGAAGCGGGCGCTCGTTTAGACTCCTTAGTCGCCGTCGGGACAAAAGATGAAGTGATTCCAAAAAGTGTGACAAAAGAAGAAGTGGAACGGATTTCGGGCGATTGA
- a CDS encoding SHOCT domain-containing protein yields the protein MGFIQAFTGALEGSLADTWKDFIMPEDAPATAGVFHGVKKGQNKGRGANTKGSDNIITNGSKIIVPEGCALLTMQDGAITGLITEPGGYTYSSDAQASQSFLAGDSLIDTLKDSWDRFKFGGMPGSEQTAIYVNLKDIPDNRFGTQSEIHWDDAFLGTQVGAVTRGSYTMRIVDPMVFVKRFVPQNYLRPDGPIFDFADMDNPAGNKLFDEVVSCLSSAFSLYTNDPDKGNRITRIQSDQVGFAKSLAQAVENDYSWREEYGLAIVKAALVAIEYDEDTKKLLADVKRADALSGARGASFKQQAFARGMQAAGENGGSANMAFMGMNMGVAGNMMGAFNQEAAAPSEDPYEKLRKMKQLLDDGIISQADFDDAKKKLLGL from the coding sequence ATGGGTTTTATTCAAGCATTTACTGGCGCCCTCGAAGGCAGCTTAGCGGATACCTGGAAAGATTTTATTATGCCGGAGGACGCCCCAGCTACCGCTGGTGTCTTCCATGGCGTAAAGAAAGGGCAAAACAAAGGCCGCGGCGCCAATACGAAAGGCAGTGACAATATTATTACCAACGGCAGTAAGATTATCGTGCCCGAAGGCTGCGCTCTCCTCACCATGCAGGATGGCGCCATCACTGGGTTAATCACAGAGCCGGGCGGCTACACGTACAGCTCTGATGCGCAAGCTTCGCAATCATTTTTAGCCGGTGATTCACTCATTGACACATTAAAAGATTCCTGGGACCGTTTTAAATTTGGCGGCATGCCGGGCAGTGAACAGACGGCTATTTATGTCAACTTAAAAGATATTCCGGATAATCGTTTCGGTACGCAATCTGAAATCCACTGGGATGATGCCTTCTTAGGCACGCAGGTTGGCGCTGTAACGCGCGGCAGTTATACGATGCGGATCGTCGATCCAATGGTTTTTGTGAAACGTTTTGTCCCACAAAACTATTTACGGCCAGATGGACCAATCTTTGATTTTGCGGATATGGATAATCCTGCCGGCAATAAGCTTTTTGATGAAGTCGTAAGCTGTCTCTCATCAGCTTTCTCCCTCTATACCAATGATCCTGATAAAGGCAATCGCATCACCAGAATTCAAAGCGATCAGGTCGGCTTTGCGAAATCCTTAGCTCAGGCCGTAGAAAATGACTACAGCTGGCGTGAAGAATATGGTTTAGCCATCGTGAAAGCGGCTTTAGTAGCCATTGAATATGATGAAGATACAAAGAAGCTGTTAGCCGATGTTAAACGTGCCGATGCATTAAGCGGGGCTCGTGGCGCTTCCTTTAAACAGCAGGCTTTTGCCCGCGGCATGCAGGCAGCTGGCGAAAACGGCGGCAGTGCGAACATGGCCTTTATGGGGATGAATATGGGTGTTGCCGGCAATATGATGGGCGCTTTTAATCAAGAGGCCGCAGCGCCAAGTGAAGATCCTTATGAAAAACTGCGAAAGATGAAACAGTTACTTGATGATGGCATCATTTCCCAAGCCGATTTTGATGACGCGAAAAAGAAACTGTTAGGTTTATAA
- a CDS encoding helix-turn-helix domain-containing protein produces the protein MNDIQFSENLKTLRHSHHLTQEQLAEILNTTSKSISRWENGKTMPDYTVMLELSRYFHVSLDDLIKKTQTPMSDQAYHQLLSLLTSLALLLSLTLHSSLGNLFYQSTAIPLIIPLLLLGSPLYITQVRYYLHHTASGQWLIAHHSSLFLILLVTTLILALSR, from the coding sequence ATGAATGACATTCAATTTAGTGAAAACTTAAAAACATTAAGACATAGTCATCATTTGACTCAGGAACAGTTAGCGGAAATTCTTAACACCACCAGCAAATCCATTTCCCGCTGGGAAAACGGCAAAACCATGCCAGATTATACAGTGATGTTAGAATTATCACGCTATTTCCATGTCAGTCTTGATGACCTCATCAAAAAGACCCAAACGCCAATGAGCGATCAGGCTTATCATCAGCTGTTGTCTTTGTTGACAAGTTTGGCATTATTACTAAGCTTGACACTTCATAGCTCCTTAGGTAATCTCTTTTACCAAAGCACTGCCATTCCATTAATCATTCCACTCTTACTATTAGGATCACCTTTGTATATTACGCAGGTACGCTATTATTTACATCACACTGCAAGTGGTCAATGGCTGATCGCCCACCACTCCTCCCTCTTCCTCATCCTTTTAGTCACCACTTTGATCCTAGCGCTTTCACGCTAG